From Nicotiana tabacum cultivar K326 chromosome 22, ASM71507v2, whole genome shotgun sequence, one genomic window encodes:
- the LOC107802761 gene encoding NAC domain-containing protein 2-like gives MTAAELQLPPGFRFHPTDEELVMHYLCRKCASQPIAVPIIAEIDLYKYDPWDLPHLALYGEKEWYFFSPRDRKYPNGSRPNRAAGTGYWKATGADKPIGHPKPMGIKKALVFYAGKAPKGEKTNWIMHEYRLADVDRSARKNNNSLRLDDWVLCRIYNKKGSIEKNQLSNRKMNTSYMDMVESPEDRKPEILPPLPPPPQQVHSDFFYLDPSDSVPKIHSDSSCSEHVLSPEFTCEREVQSEPKLTNWEKSTLDLPFNYMDATTGATTVDNSLLGSQFQSSYQMSPLQDMFMHLHKPF, from the exons atgaCAGCAGCGGAGTTGCAATTACCTCCAGGTTTCAGATTTCACCCAACTGATGAAGAGCTTGTGATGCATTATCTATGCCGAAAATGCGCCTCCCAGCCAATTGCCGTACCAATTATTGCTGAAATTGACCTCTACAAGTATGACCCTTGGGATCTTCCTC ATTTGGCATTGTATGGGGAGAAAGAATGGTACTTCTTTTCACCTCGAGACCGAAAGTATCCGAACGGTTCACGCCCAAATCGAGCTGCTGGAACTGGTTATTGGAAAGCGACTGGTGCCGATAAGCCGATTGGACATCCGAAGCCAATGGGAATTAAGAAAGCATTGGTGTTTTACGCCGGCAAGGCTCCTAAAGGAGAGAAGACTAATTGGATCATGCATGAATATAGACTTGCTGATGTTGATCGATCTGCTCGTAAGAATAACAATAGCTTAAGG CTGGATGATTGGGTTTTATGCCGAATATACAACAAAAAGGGTTCGATTGAAAAGAATCAACTCAGTAACCGGAAAATGAACACAAGCTATATGGATATGGTAGAATCTCCAGAGGATCGGAAGCCGGAGATTCTACCACCGCTTCCGCCGCCGCCGCAGCAAGTACACAGCGACTTCTTCTACCTGGACCCGTCGGATTCAGTTCCGAAGATCCACTCCGATTCGAGCTGCTCGGAGCACGTGCTCTCGCCGGAGTTCACGTGCGAGAGGGAAGTGCAGAGCGAGCCGAAGCTGACTAACTGGGAGAAATCTACCCTTGATCTTCCGTTTAATTACATGGATGCCACTACCGGTGCCACAACAGTGGATAATAGCTTGTTAGGTTCACAGTTCCAGAGCAGTTATCAGATGTCGCCGCTGCAGGATATGTTCATGCACCTGCACAAACCTTTTTAA
- the LOC107802755 gene encoding ras-related protein Rab-2-A-like has product MAYEYLMKFIIVGETGVGKTCIMNQFTEKRFDPVYDVTIGAGYGSRIITVHKKQIKLQIWDTAGQEKFRSITRAYYRDAAGALLVYDVTKRHTFERLSSWLEDIRQQGDTTVMVVGNKCDAGENIRAVSAEEGEDFAKSNGCLFVEASAKTALNVAAAFNKTAEKICEKMGYGDVEKVDETPGINIWNWKRFRIGRTSSDNIDGAAASKRF; this is encoded by the coding sequence ATGGCGTACGAGTACCTAATGAAGTTCATAATAGTGGGCGAAACGGGAGTAGGAAAAACCTGCATTATGAACCAGTTCACAGAGAAGCGGTTCGATCCGGTTTACGACGTCACAATCGGAGCAGGATATGGATCCAGAATAATCACCGTACACAAGAAGCAAATCAAGCTTCAAATATGGGACACGGCGGGACAGGAGAAATTCCGGTCAATTACGAGGGCATATTACAGAGACGCCGCAGGAGCTTTGCTTGTTTACGATGTGACTAAAAGGCACACTTTCGAGCGGCTGTCGAGTTGGCTTGAAGATATACGGCAACAAGGCGACACAACAGTAATGGTGGTGGGAAACAAGTGTGACGCCGGAGAAAATATTAGGGCTGTTAGTGCAGAGGAAGGCGAGGACTTCGCGAAGAGTAATGGATGTTTGTTTGTTGAAGCTTCTGCTAAAACGGCGTTGAATGTGGCGGCGGCGTTTAATAAGACGGCGGAGAAAATATGTGAGAAGATGGGATACGGAGATGTTGAGAAGGTGGATGAAACTCCGGGAATTAATATTTGGAATTGGAAAAGGTTTAGGATTGGAAGGACGAGTAGTGACAATATTGATGGAGCTGCTGCTTCTAAAAGATTCTAA